A window from Apteryx mantelli isolate bAptMan1 chromosome 27, bAptMan1.hap1, whole genome shotgun sequence encodes these proteins:
- the SNIP1 gene encoding smad nuclear-interacting protein 1 — MEAAGAERRRERRRRAGVKAEKRSPRRSGSRSARGSQSPPAEERRGPAGPHRGGRGRSSRSPKRKEKTSGGRSKSPRSRRSRSPHHVVVKVKQERDDHPHRGNEERKQRNPSEQEHRRDRSGERDRHRDHSDRRKNPNERPGGRGHERERDVQNIREQQAEREFYNERRREHRQRNEVSGINQNPELGQSDNKPKDPVKKEKPSFELSGALLEDANTFRGVVIKYSEPPEARIPKKRWRLYPFKNDEFLPVMYIHRQSAYLLGRHRRIADIPIDHPSCSKQHAVFQYRLVEYTRADGTVGRRVRPYIIDLGSGNGTFLNNQRIEPQRYYELKEKDVLKFGFSSREYVLLHESSDKSEANTKDDDEEEEEKEEESDS; from the exons atggaggcggcgggggccgagcggcggcgggagaggcggcggcgggcgggagtgAAGGCCGAGAAGCGgagcccgcggcgctccggctcCCGCTCCGCGCGGGGCAGCCAGTCGCCGCCGGCCGaggagcggcggggcccggccgggccgcaCCGGGGCGGCCGTGGCAGGAGCAGCAG ATCGCCCAAAAGGAAGGAGAAGACGTCGGGCGGGAGAAGCAAGTCCCCTCGGAGCAGGAGGAGCCGGAGCCCCCATCACGTCGTAGTCAAAGTCAAGCAG GAACGAGATGATCATCCTCATAGAGGAAATGAGGAACGAAAGCAGAGAAACCCATCAGAACAAGAACACAGGCGAGACAGAAGTGGTGAGAGAGATAGACACAGAGATCActcagacagaaggaaaaatcCTAATGAAAGGCCTGGAGGCCGAGGCCATGAGCGAGAAAGGGATGTTCAGAACATCCgtgagcagcaagcagagagggAATTTTATAACGAGAGAAGACGAGAGCATCGGCAAAGGAATGAAGTGAGTGGTATTAACCAGAATCCAGAACTCGGGCAATCTGATAATAAACCTAAAGAtcctgtaaaaaaagaaaagccaagttTTGAACTGTCTGGTGCACTTCTGGAGGATGCCAACACTTTCCGAGGTGTCGTGATTAAGTACAGCGAGCCCCCAGAAGCTCGGATTCCAAAGAAACGATGGCGCCTCTATCCTTTTAAAAACGATGAGTTTCTCCCAGTCATGTACATTCACAGACAGAGCGCTTATCTCCTGGGCAGGCATCGCAGAATAGCAGATATTCCTATCGACCatccctcctgctcaaagcaacaTGCTGTCTTTCAGTATCG GCTTGTGGAGTACACCCGTGCTGATGGTACAGTTGGCCGCAGAGTAAGGCCTTATATAATTGACCTTGGTTCTGGCAACGGTACTTTTCTAAATAACCAGCGGATTGAACCTCAACGTTACTatgaactgaaagaaaaggaTGTGTTGAAATTTGGGTTCAGTAGCAGGGAATATGTTCTTCTCCATGAATCTTCAGATAAATCTGAGGCAAACACAAAGGACGatgacgaggaggaggaggagaaggaggaagagtcTGACAGTTAA
- the DNALI1 gene encoding axonemal dynein light intermediate polypeptide 1: protein MIPPPDSLLRYDPPVLVSRLAEQRRPRAGSGGGGSSSAPPPPRPPKGGLPPPRPGRAAEPAQPAREVLNAILPPREWAEDGRLWVQEVSVAPSTRADVVRLQERLDLRLQQRQARETGICPVRRELYSQCFDELIRETTINCAERGLLLLRVRDEIQMTIAAYQTLYESSVAFGMRKALQAEQGKSDMEKRIAELEEEKQELEKQVNEQKAKCEAIEKRENERRQTEEKKHTEEVQFLKRTNQQLKAQLEAIIAPDK, encoded by the exons ATGATCCCGCCGCCGGACTCGCTGCTGCGCTACGACCCGCCGGTGCTGGTCAGCCGCCTCGCGGAGCAGCGCAGGccccgggcgggcagcggcggcggcggcagctcctccgccccgccgccgccgcgcccgccgaaggggggcctgccgccgccgcggcccggcaggGCCGCCGAGCCCGCGCAGCCGGCGCGGGAGGTGCTGAACGCCATCCTGCCGCCGCG GGAGTGGGCGGAGGACGGCCGGCTCTGGGTGCAGGAGGTGTCGGTCGCCCCCAGCACCCGCGCCGACGTGGTGCGCCTGCAGGAGCGGCTGGACCTGCGGCTGCAGCAGCGGCAGGCGCGGGAGACCGGCATCTGCCCCGTGCGCCGCGAGCTCTACTCGCAGTGCTTCG ATGAATTGATCCGCGAAACGACGATTAACTGCGCAGAGCGAGGGCTGTTGCTGCTTCGAGTCCGAGATGAAATCCAAATGACAATTGCTGCTTATCAGACTCTGTATGAGAGCAGCGTTGCCTTTGGCATGCGGAAAGCACTACAAGCTGAGCAAGGCAAATCTGACATGGAGAAAAGA ATTGCAGAGttagaagaagaaaagcaggagttGGAAAAGCAAGTGAATGAACAGAAAGCTAAATGTGAAGCTATTGAAAAACGTGAAAATGAAAGGcgacaaacagaagaaaagaaacacactGAAGAGGTCCAGTTCCTGAAACGAACAAATCAGCAGCTGAAG gCCCAACTTGAAGCCATCATTGCACCAGATAAGTAG